From a single Micromonospora carbonacea genomic region:
- a CDS encoding ricin-type beta-trefoil lectin domain protein, with protein MSRHRLVVGAVAGAAALVLAAGGAAVAAGAGPVAYANDVGTLATTAGCGQAPTLTSGTRTISSGGQNRTFILRIPDNYDRNHPYRLIFAFHWNGGTANEVDSGGTSGYPWSYYGLRALSNNSAIFVAPQGIGNGWANSGGRDLTFVDDMMRQIEAGLCVDTTQRFAMGFSYGGGMSYAIACARATVFRAVAVYSGAELSGCSGGTQPIAYIGIHGLRDGTIPISTGRSLRDRFVRNNGCTPQNPPEPAQGSLTHTLTYYSGCRAGYPVAWAPFDGPHAPNAVDGSADPYAPGEKSWTRPVVWSFFTQFDGTTPPTPTPTPTSSPAQGRQIVGGQSGRCVDVPNGSTTNGTQTQLWDCAGGAAAQSWTQTAGRQLQVYGTKCLDASGAGTSNGTQVIIWDCHGGTNQQWNVNANGTITNAQSGLCLDANAAGTANGTRLILWSCNGQQNQQWSLR; from the coding sequence ATGTCAAGACATCGGCTCGTCGTCGGTGCCGTCGCGGGCGCGGCGGCGCTCGTCCTCGCGGCGGGCGGCGCGGCGGTCGCCGCCGGAGCCGGCCCGGTCGCGTACGCCAACGACGTCGGCACCCTCGCGACGACCGCCGGCTGCGGCCAGGCGCCCACCCTGACCAGCGGCACCCGCACGATCTCCAGCGGCGGCCAGAACCGTACGTTCATCCTGCGGATCCCCGACAACTACGACCGCAACCATCCCTACCGGTTGATCTTCGCGTTCCACTGGAACGGCGGCACCGCCAACGAGGTCGACTCGGGCGGCACCAGCGGCTACCCGTGGTCCTACTACGGCCTCCGCGCGCTGTCGAACAACTCGGCGATCTTCGTCGCGCCCCAGGGCATCGGCAACGGCTGGGCCAACAGCGGCGGCCGGGACCTGACCTTCGTCGACGACATGATGCGGCAGATCGAGGCGGGTCTGTGCGTCGACACCACGCAGCGCTTCGCCATGGGCTTCAGCTACGGCGGCGGCATGAGCTACGCCATCGCCTGCGCGCGGGCCACGGTCTTCCGGGCGGTCGCCGTCTACTCCGGCGCGGAGCTCAGCGGATGCAGCGGCGGCACCCAGCCCATCGCGTACATCGGAATCCACGGCCTGCGGGACGGCACCATCCCCATCTCCACCGGGCGGTCGCTGCGCGACCGGTTCGTCAGGAACAACGGCTGCACCCCGCAGAACCCACCCGAGCCGGCGCAGGGCAGCCTCACCCACACCCTCACCTACTACTCGGGATGCCGGGCCGGCTACCCGGTGGCCTGGGCCCCGTTCGACGGCCCGCACGCCCCCAACGCCGTCGACGGCTCCGCCGACCCGTACGCCCCCGGCGAGAAGTCCTGGACCCGGCCGGTGGTGTGGAGCTTCTTCACCCAGTTCGACGGCACCACCCCGCCGACGCCCACGCCGACCCCGACCAGCAGCCCCGCCCAGGGCAGGCAGATCGTCGGCGGCCAGTCCGGGCGCTGCGTCGACGTGCCGAACGGCAGCACCACCAACGGCACCCAGACCCAACTCTGGGACTGCGCCGGCGGCGCCGCCGCCCAGAGCTGGACCCAGACCGCGGGCAGGCAACTCCAGGTGTACGGCACCAAGTGTCTCGACGCCAGCGGCGCCGGCACCAGCAACGGCACCCAGGTGATCATCTGGGACTGCCACGGCGGCACCAACCAGCAGTGGAACGTCAACGCCAACGGCACCATCACCAACGCCCAGTCCGGGCTCTGCCTGGACGCCAACGCCGCGGGCACCGCCAACGGCACCAGGCTCATCCTCTGGTCGTGCAACGGCCAGCAGAACCAGCAGTGGAGCCTGCGCTGA
- the rox gene encoding rifampin monooxygenase — translation MFDVIVVGGGPTGLMLAGELRLHGVRTLLLEKETEPTPVVRALGLHARSIEIMDQRGLLERFLALGTVYPVGGFFAAIPKPPPTGLDSAHAYVLGIPQTTTDRLLAERAVELGVEIRRGGELVGLSQDDHGVTAELADGTRLRCRYLVGCDGGRSTVRKLLGVAFPGESSRVDTLLGEMRLTASPETLAAVSAEVRKTQLRFGAMPLGDGVYRVVVPAEGVAEDRRVPPTLDEVKRQLLAYGGTDFGVHSPRWLSRFGDATRLAERYRVGRVLLAGDAAHVHPPTGGQGLNLGVQDAFNLGWKLAAQVDGWAPPGLLDSYEAERRPVAADVLDNTRAQMELMSTEPGAQAVRRLVAELMDFEDVSRHLTEKIIAISIRYDFGAGHHLLGRRLRDVPLGRGRLYELMRGGRGLLLDRTGGLSVAGWADRIDHVVDGSDELDVPAVLLRPDGHVAWVGDDHQDLRAHLPTWFGPPTP, via the coding sequence ATGTTCGACGTGATCGTGGTCGGGGGCGGCCCGACCGGCCTGATGCTGGCCGGCGAGCTGCGGCTGCACGGCGTGCGCACCCTGCTACTGGAGAAGGAGACGGAGCCGACCCCGGTCGTACGCGCGCTCGGGCTGCACGCGCGCAGCATCGAGATCATGGACCAGCGCGGCCTGCTGGAGCGGTTCCTCGCGCTCGGCACGGTGTACCCGGTGGGCGGCTTCTTCGCTGCCATCCCCAAGCCGCCGCCGACCGGGCTGGACAGCGCGCACGCGTACGTGCTCGGCATCCCGCAGACCACCACCGACCGCCTGCTGGCCGAGCGCGCCGTCGAACTCGGCGTCGAGATCCGGCGCGGCGGCGAACTGGTCGGGCTCAGCCAGGACGACCACGGGGTGACCGCCGAACTGGCCGACGGCACCCGGCTGCGCTGCCGCTACCTCGTCGGCTGCGACGGTGGCCGCAGCACCGTGCGCAAGCTGCTCGGCGTCGCCTTCCCCGGCGAGTCCAGCAGGGTCGACACGCTGCTGGGCGAGATGCGGCTGACCGCCTCGCCCGAGACCCTCGCCGCCGTGAGCGCCGAGGTCCGCAAGACCCAGCTGCGCTTCGGCGCGATGCCCCTCGGCGACGGCGTGTACCGCGTCGTCGTGCCCGCCGAGGGGGTGGCCGAGGACCGCCGGGTCCCGCCGACCCTCGACGAGGTCAAACGGCAACTGCTGGCGTACGGCGGCACCGACTTCGGCGTGCACTCGCCGCGCTGGCTGTCCCGCTTCGGCGACGCCACGCGGCTGGCCGAGCGCTACCGGGTCGGCCGGGTGCTGCTCGCCGGCGACGCGGCGCACGTCCACCCGCCGACCGGCGGGCAGGGGCTCAACCTCGGCGTCCAGGACGCCTTCAACCTCGGCTGGAAGCTGGCCGCCCAGGTCGACGGCTGGGCGCCACCGGGGCTGCTGGACAGCTACGAGGCCGAGCGGCGTCCGGTCGCCGCCGACGTGCTGGACAACACCCGGGCGCAGATGGAGCTGATGTCGACCGAGCCGGGGGCCCAGGCCGTACGCCGGCTGGTGGCGGAGCTGATGGACTTCGAGGACGTGAGCCGGCACCTCACCGAGAAGATCATCGCCATCAGCATCCGGTACGACTTCGGCGCGGGCCACCACCTGCTCGGCCGCCGGCTGCGTGACGTGCCGCTGGGGCGTGGACGCCTCTACGAGCTGATGCGCGGCGGCCGGGGGCTGCTGCTCGACCGGACCGGCGGGCTCTCGGTGGCGGGCTGGGCCGACCGGATCGACCACGTCGTCGACGGCAGCGACGAGCTCGACGTGCCCGCCGTGCTGCTGCGGCCCGACGGCCACGTGGCGTGGGTCGGCGACGACCACCAGGACCTGCGCGCCCACCTCCCCACCTGGTTCGGCCCCCCCACCCCCTGA
- a CDS encoding aminoglycoside phosphotransferase family protein, giving the protein MPIHADEIRATTEQVRRLVTDQCPRWADLPVTPLPDEVEGTDHVLFRLGDELVARMPKIAWAVGQAESDARWLPALAPHLPARVPVPLHVGEPGAGFPWRWTVVPWFAGGTPPRLGCADVSLARDLAGFVRALHRVDPAGGPAKPPGSRGAALRHADDAVRRVLPRLAAHDDGFDVRAAEAAWEVCLSAPEWDREPVWIHGDLQPGNLVVDDDGRLVAAIDFGALGVGDPAPDVAPALWTFTGAARETYRETVGYDDATWLRACGWALAPSLTGIDYYRHTFPRMAEHGRRTVKSALTNLT; this is encoded by the coding sequence GTGCCCATTCACGCCGACGAGATCCGCGCCACCACCGAGCAGGTGCGCCGCCTGGTGACGGACCAGTGTCCCCGGTGGGCCGACCTTCCCGTGACGCCCCTGCCCGACGAGGTGGAGGGCACCGACCACGTCCTCTTCCGACTCGGCGACGAACTCGTCGCCCGGATGCCCAAGATCGCCTGGGCGGTCGGCCAGGCCGAGTCCGACGCGCGGTGGCTGCCCGCGCTCGCCCCCCACCTGCCCGCGCGGGTCCCCGTCCCGCTGCACGTCGGCGAGCCGGGCGCGGGGTTCCCGTGGCGGTGGACCGTGGTGCCGTGGTTCGCGGGAGGCACGCCGCCCCGGCTCGGCTGCGCCGACGTGTCCCTGGCCCGCGACCTGGCGGGCTTCGTGCGGGCCCTGCACCGGGTGGACCCGGCGGGGGGCCCGGCCAAGCCGCCCGGTTCGCGCGGGGCCGCCCTGCGCCACGCCGACGACGCCGTGCGGCGGGTGCTGCCCCGGCTCGCCGCCCACGACGACGGCTTCGACGTGCGCGCCGCCGAGGCGGCGTGGGAGGTCTGCCTGTCGGCACCCGAGTGGGACCGCGAGCCGGTGTGGATCCACGGTGACCTGCAACCGGGCAACCTGGTCGTCGACGACGACGGACGGCTGGTCGCGGCCATCGACTTCGGTGCGCTCGGCGTCGGCGATCCGGCCCCGGACGTCGCCCCGGCGCTGTGGACGTTCACCGGCGCGGCCCGGGAGACCTACCGGGAGACCGTCGGGTACGACGACGCCACCTGGTTGCGTGCCTGCGGCTGGGCGCTCGCCCCCTCGCTGACCGGCATCGACTACTACCGGCACACCTTCCCGCGCATGGCCGAACACGGCCGCCGAACGGTGAAGTCAGCCCTGACCAACCTGACTTGA
- a CDS encoding MFS transporter produces MLAPLRHRAFRWLAAGRTVNMLGNGVAPIALAFAVLDLTGSVRDLGLVVGARSLMTVLFVLFGGVVADRVPRRLVLVGSNALGAATQAAVAAVVLTGTATVPLLLALGAANGVVSALSQPASAAATPQTVPSELLQQANALLRLGINAGMIGGAAAGGLLVAAVGPGWGLAVDAATFAVAAVAFAGVRVAAPKASSSRTGVVADLRVGWTEFTARTWVWAVVLGFMVLNACLAGGVNVLGPAVADSTVGRSGWGVVLAAQTVGMVLGGLIALRIRVRRLLLLGVACMFAESLLLLGLALAPTILVLVAAALAVGVAVEQFTVAWDTSIAQHIPADRLARVYSYDMLGSWIAMPLGQVAVGPLAVTIGARDTLLALAGLVVLAVGGMLASRDVRRLRALPPGRAGAEAWSAEGTPAADGPPAGPARGGAGGGTADATPVG; encoded by the coding sequence TTGCTCGCTCCGCTGCGCCATCGCGCGTTTCGCTGGCTGGCCGCCGGCCGCACGGTCAACATGCTGGGCAACGGCGTCGCGCCCATCGCCCTGGCCTTCGCCGTGCTCGACCTCACCGGCTCGGTGCGTGACCTGGGCCTGGTGGTCGGCGCGAGATCGCTGATGACCGTGCTGTTCGTGCTCTTCGGCGGGGTGGTGGCCGACCGGGTACCGCGCCGGCTGGTGCTGGTCGGCTCCAACGCGCTGGGCGCGGCGACGCAGGCGGCGGTGGCCGCCGTCGTGCTCACCGGCACGGCGACGGTCCCGTTGCTGCTGGCGCTCGGCGCGGCCAACGGCGTCGTGAGCGCACTGTCCCAGCCGGCATCGGCCGCCGCGACGCCGCAGACCGTGCCGTCCGAACTGCTCCAGCAGGCCAACGCGCTCCTCCGGCTCGGCATCAACGCGGGCATGATCGGCGGCGCGGCGGCGGGCGGCCTCCTCGTGGCCGCCGTCGGGCCGGGCTGGGGGCTCGCCGTCGACGCGGCCACCTTCGCCGTCGCGGCCGTGGCCTTCGCGGGGGTCCGGGTCGCCGCCCCGAAGGCCAGCAGCAGCCGTACGGGTGTCGTCGCCGACCTGCGGGTGGGCTGGACGGAGTTCACCGCGCGCACCTGGGTGTGGGCGGTGGTGCTCGGGTTCATGGTCCTCAACGCGTGCCTGGCCGGCGGCGTCAACGTGCTCGGCCCGGCCGTCGCCGACTCGACGGTCGGCCGCAGCGGCTGGGGCGTGGTGCTGGCCGCGCAGACCGTCGGGATGGTGCTGGGCGGGCTGATCGCCCTGCGGATCCGGGTGCGCCGGCTGCTGCTGCTCGGCGTGGCCTGCATGTTCGCCGAGTCGCTCCTGCTGCTGGGGCTGGCCCTGGCACCCACGATCCTCGTGCTGGTGGCCGCCGCGTTGGCCGTCGGCGTCGCCGTCGAACAGTTTACGGTCGCCTGGGACACGTCGATCGCCCAGCACATCCCGGCCGACCGGCTGGCGCGCGTCTACTCGTACGACATGTTGGGGTCCTGGATCGCCATGCCGCTCGGCCAGGTGGCGGTCGGGCCGCTCGCCGTGACGATCGGGGCCCGCGACACGCTGCTGGCCCTCGCCGGGCTGGTGGTGCTCGCCGTCGGGGGCATGCTGGCCAGCCGGGACGTGCGCCGGCTGCGGGCGCTGCCACCCGGCCGGGCCGGCGCGGAGGCGTGGTCCGCCGAGGGGACGCCCGCCGCCGACGGACCGCCGGCCGGCCCGGCGCGGGGCGGGGCGGGCGGCGGCACCGCCGATGCGACCCCCGTCGGCTGA
- a CDS encoding helix-turn-helix domain-containing protein, translated as MAGDELPAGRRVAQWRVRRGMTQQMLADRLGRSKSWVDKVERGVRALDKVSTFRDIAVVLRVDASVLLGRDVEPAEVTERVAGVERIRAALSTYDIVLGAGTARGVGSPADRLAQDVTHAWITFQHARYPQVVALVPGLLAAAQRARAEAPEPGRAVLVEAYRVTASLLVKLGEGELAWLAADRAVAAAAGDPVLVAAACVQLGQALRATGRARAARSVTMAAAYRIAPPDPDDGVPAELSLCGTLLVQAALAAARDGDHRSVADLLDEAGDLAARVGDGHEHHATAFGPTVVDVARAAAAVELGAARDAVAWHEKAVRRNAWRWLPPEHRAAHLLDAAWAYLRTGDPRGAGRVLLDAERTAPAELRHRPAARQVIAQATRTPHAPATLVQLALSLGVT; from the coding sequence GTGGCCGGTGACGAGCTGCCGGCGGGTCGCCGGGTGGCACAGTGGCGGGTCCGGCGCGGGATGACGCAGCAGATGCTGGCCGACCGGTTGGGCAGGTCGAAGAGCTGGGTGGACAAGGTCGAACGGGGCGTCCGCGCCCTGGACAAGGTGTCCACCTTCCGGGACATCGCCGTCGTCCTGCGCGTCGACGCGTCGGTGCTGCTGGGCCGTGACGTGGAGCCGGCCGAGGTGACCGAGCGCGTGGCGGGCGTCGAGCGGATCCGGGCGGCCCTGTCGACGTACGACATCGTTCTCGGCGCGGGGACGGCCCGGGGCGTCGGGTCGCCGGCGGACCGGTTGGCGCAGGATGTCACGCACGCGTGGATCACGTTCCAGCATGCCCGCTATCCGCAGGTGGTCGCGCTGGTGCCGGGCCTGCTGGCGGCGGCGCAACGCGCCCGTGCCGAGGCCCCGGAGCCGGGGCGGGCGGTGCTGGTGGAGGCGTACCGGGTGACCGCGTCGCTGCTGGTGAAGCTCGGCGAGGGCGAGCTGGCGTGGCTGGCCGCCGACCGGGCGGTGGCCGCCGCAGCCGGCGATCCGGTGCTGGTGGCCGCCGCCTGCGTGCAGCTCGGCCAGGCGTTGCGGGCGACGGGGCGGGCGCGGGCGGCGAGGTCGGTGACCATGGCCGCCGCGTACCGGATCGCCCCGCCCGACCCCGACGACGGCGTCCCGGCGGAGCTGTCGTTGTGCGGAACGCTGCTCGTGCAGGCCGCCCTCGCGGCGGCCCGCGACGGAGACCACCGGTCGGTGGCCGACCTGCTCGACGAGGCCGGTGACCTGGCGGCGCGGGTGGGCGACGGCCACGAGCACCATGCGACGGCGTTCGGCCCGACGGTGGTCGACGTGGCCCGCGCCGCGGCAGCCGTCGAGTTGGGCGCAGCCCGCGACGCGGTCGCCTGGCACGAGAAGGCGGTCAGGCGGAACGCCTGGCGGTGGCTGCCGCCCGAGCACCGCGCCGCGCACCTGCTCGACGCGGCGTGGGCGTACCTGCGCACCGGCGACCCGCGCGGAGCCGGCAGGGTGCTGCTCGACGCCGAACGTACCGCCCCGGCCGAGCTGCGTCACCGACCCGCCGCCCGGCAGGTGATTGCCCAGGCGACCCGCACGCCGCACGCCCCGGCCACCCTCGTCCAGCTCGCGCTCAGCCTCGGTGTCACCTGA
- a CDS encoding transcriptional regulator, which yields MDAMPELTFGQRLKLYRERAGKTRAVLGGLVGRSAEWVKAVENDRILPPRVHMLDRIARALKVDVSALVGELSDRSAAVNGPEHPALASVRDAVNRVALPGAATAPPLAQLSQRLAAAWRARHESSDHRTVLAAVLPNLVRDAQRAALTYEGADRRRAHALLAETLGLAQMYLAYQPAAELIWRVADRSMMAAQESGDPEAVARAGWFLCQLHRDSGDWDTATTVALELISALEARAADASPNLLALWGALHFEAAYIAARAGEEGRAWRYWDLADDVSRRLPQGFYQQQTSFSRIIMAAHAVTLAVELQKPGEALRQANRLDPAAVPSRPRRARHLIEVARAHRAKSDTGSTVEALRQAYDAAPETIRFNGYARQITLDLLDGPRSARNGVRDLALKVGLVS from the coding sequence ATGGACGCCATGCCGGAGCTGACCTTCGGGCAGCGGCTGAAGCTCTACCGCGAACGGGCGGGCAAGACCCGCGCTGTGCTCGGCGGGTTGGTGGGCCGCAGCGCCGAGTGGGTGAAGGCCGTGGAGAACGACCGCATCCTGCCGCCGCGCGTGCACATGCTGGATCGGATCGCCCGCGCCCTGAAGGTCGACGTTTCCGCCCTGGTCGGGGAGCTGAGCGACCGGTCCGCCGCCGTCAACGGGCCGGAGCATCCCGCGCTCGCTTCGGTGCGCGACGCCGTCAACCGCGTCGCCTTGCCCGGTGCCGCGACCGCGCCGCCGTTGGCGCAGCTCAGCCAGCGCCTTGCCGCAGCCTGGCGGGCCCGCCACGAGTCCTCGGACCACCGGACGGTGCTGGCAGCCGTGCTGCCGAACCTGGTCCGGGACGCGCAACGCGCCGCGTTGACGTACGAGGGGGCCGATCGCCGCCGGGCGCACGCGCTGCTGGCCGAAACCCTAGGGCTGGCCCAGATGTACCTCGCCTACCAACCTGCCGCCGAGCTGATCTGGCGCGTCGCCGACCGGTCGATGATGGCGGCGCAGGAGTCCGGCGATCCGGAGGCGGTGGCCCGGGCGGGCTGGTTCCTGTGCCAACTCCACCGGGACTCGGGCGACTGGGACACCGCCACGACGGTGGCGCTGGAGCTGATCTCGGCACTGGAGGCACGAGCGGCCGACGCGAGCCCGAACCTGCTCGCCCTCTGGGGCGCTCTGCACTTCGAGGCCGCCTACATCGCCGCGCGGGCGGGAGAGGAGGGCCGTGCCTGGCGGTACTGGGATCTCGCCGACGACGTGTCCCGGCGGCTGCCGCAAGGCTTCTACCAGCAGCAGACGTCGTTCTCCCGGATCATCATGGCCGCGCACGCGGTGACCCTCGCCGTCGAGTTGCAGAAGCCCGGTGAAGCGCTGCGACAGGCCAACCGTCTCGATCCGGCCGCCGTCCCGTCGCGGCCACGCCGCGCCCGGCACCTGATCGAGGTGGCTCGCGCACACCGCGCCAAGAGCGACACCGGGTCCACCGTGGAGGCTCTCCGCCAGGCGTACGACGCGGCACCGGAGACGATCCGCTTCAACGGCTACGCCCGTCAGATCACCCTCGACCTGCTGGACGGGCCCAGGTCGGCGCGAAACGGCGTACGTGATCTCGCGCTGAAGGTCGGCCTCGTCTCCTGA
- a CDS encoding RBBP9/YdeN family alpha/beta hydrolase codes for MTRVLLVPGRNDPLPEHWQEWLARRDPARRMVRHATGGRYVADERVAALAAALDGVTEPTVLVAHSAGCLTVALWAASAGPGPVRGALLVTPPDIVEPWTDGKSALPALPDAPLPFPSILAASRTDPMMTYDRAAHWAGRWGAELVDLGDAGHLTTADGYGPWPLAEHLIARLAPRR; via the coding sequence ATGACGCGCGTGCTGCTGGTGCCCGGCCGCAACGACCCCCTGCCCGAGCACTGGCAGGAGTGGCTGGCCCGCCGCGACCCCGCGCGCCGGATGGTTCGGCACGCCACCGGCGGGCGGTACGTGGCCGACGAGCGGGTTGCCGCCCTCGCCGCCGCCCTCGACGGGGTCACCGAGCCGACGGTGCTGGTGGCGCACAGCGCCGGCTGCCTCACCGTGGCCCTGTGGGCGGCGTCCGCCGGGCCGGGCCCGGTGCGGGGCGCGCTGCTGGTCACCCCGCCCGACATCGTCGAGCCGTGGACCGACGGCAAGTCGGCGCTGCCGGCCCTGCCCGATGCCCCGCTGCCGTTCCCGTCGATCCTGGCCGCCAGCCGCACCGACCCGATGATGACGTACGACCGGGCGGCGCACTGGGCCGGGCGGTGGGGAGCCGAGCTGGTCGACCTCGGCGACGCCGGGCACCTGACGACGGCCGACGGCTACGGCCCGTGGCCCCTGGCGGAGCACCTGATCGCCCGCCTGGCCCCCCGTCGGTAG
- a CDS encoding SAM hydrolase/SAM-dependent halogenase family protein produces the protein MSMAWISLTTDYGLADGFVAACHGVIARLAPAVRVIDVTHLVPPADVRRGAAVLAQTVPYLPVGVHVAVVDPGVGTARRGVALATPGGTLVGPDNGLLPDAAAALGGVTAAVELTNPDWLAPRVSRTFHGRDVFAPVAARLAAGAPLADAGPAVDPAGLVRLPEPVVRAEPGGFAAEVLTVDHFGNVQLAAPGDRLAPLPARLRVAGRAAAHGRTFGDAPPGALVAYVDSAGLVAAAVNGGRAANVLGVAPGDLVTVTAEEG, from the coding sequence ATGTCGATGGCGTGGATCTCGTTGACCACCGACTACGGCCTGGCCGACGGGTTCGTGGCCGCCTGCCACGGGGTGATCGCCCGGCTCGCCCCGGCCGTCCGGGTGATCGACGTGACCCACCTCGTCCCGCCGGCCGACGTGCGGCGGGGCGCGGCCGTGCTCGCCCAGACGGTGCCGTACCTGCCGGTGGGGGTGCACGTCGCGGTGGTCGACCCGGGGGTGGGCACCGCGCGGCGCGGGGTGGCCCTGGCCACGCCGGGCGGGACGCTGGTCGGGCCGGACAACGGGCTGCTGCCGGACGCCGCCGCCGCGCTCGGCGGGGTGACGGCCGCCGTGGAGCTGACCAACCCGGACTGGCTGGCCCCGCGGGTGTCGCGCACCTTCCACGGTCGGGACGTCTTCGCCCCGGTGGCCGCCCGGCTGGCGGCGGGCGCGCCGCTGGCCGACGCGGGGCCGGCGGTCGACCCGGCGGGCCTGGTCCGGCTGCCCGAGCCGGTGGTGCGGGCCGAGCCGGGCGGGTTCGCCGCCGAGGTGCTGACCGTGGACCACTTCGGCAACGTGCAGCTCGCCGCGCCGGGCGACCGGCTCGCCCCGCTGCCGGCCCGGCTGCGGGTGGCCGGTCGGGCGGCGGCGCACGGGCGGACGTTCGGCGACGCCCCGCCCGGCGCGCTGGTCGCGTACGTCGACTCGGCCGGCCTGGTCGCCGCCGCCGTCAACGGCGGCCGGGCCGCCAACGTGCTGGGCGTCGCACCCGGCGACCTGGTGACCGTCACCGCCGAGGAAGGCTGA
- a CDS encoding CPCC family cysteine-rich protein has product MGVQWVPSACPCCASLTGGGTCPVCFWTDDGQSDADADVVRGGPNGDLSLTLARLNFAVYGASHPRYQDMVRPARPEERP; this is encoded by the coding sequence GTGGGTGTTCAGTGGGTTCCTTCGGCATGTCCCTGTTGCGCCTCGCTGACCGGGGGCGGCACGTGCCCGGTCTGCTTCTGGACCGACGACGGTCAGAGCGACGCCGACGCGGACGTGGTCCGGGGCGGCCCCAACGGCGACCTGAGCCTGACCCTCGCCCGGCTCAACTTCGCCGTCTACGGTGCCAGCCACCCCCGCTACCAGGACATGGTGCGCCCGGCCCGCCCGGAGGAGCGCCCCTGA